A region from the Planctomycetaceae bacterium genome encodes:
- the pgl gene encoding 6-phosphogluconolactonase, translated as MEKLNSKQIKIVQAENLQQLSQKTLELFVDSVSQTLKKQNVFYLAISGGRTPADFYKLLGTDRRSLDLPWSRIELFWVDERCVGPDSPDSNFKLAADTFLNAVAIPKQNIHRIAGEYPDYLQTVQEYTETLQRVFKIEEWEVPAFDLTILGMGPDGHIGSLLPDSYDFDRNTLVSEVYHKTGGYNRITLTHPVICNSQKILVLVSGSEKAEMLKTAFTTKPNEIKYPVHTLWPFLKKVVWLIDSDAAKELSN; from the coding sequence ATGGAAAAATTGAACAGCAAACAAATTAAAATCGTTCAGGCGGAAAATTTACAGCAGCTTTCGCAAAAAACTCTCGAACTTTTTGTCGATTCAGTGAGCCAAACATTGAAAAAACAAAACGTTTTTTATTTGGCGATTTCAGGCGGCAGAACGCCCGCTGATTTTTACAAACTGCTCGGCACAGACAGACGGAGTCTTGATTTGCCGTGGAGCAGAATTGAACTTTTCTGGGTTGATGAGCGGTGCGTCGGGCCGGATTCGCCGGACAGCAATTTCAAACTCGCAGCTGATACTTTTTTGAATGCCGTCGCTATACCGAAACAAAACATCCACAGAATCGCAGGCGAGTATCCTGATTATTTGCAGACGGTTCAGGAATACACCGAAACACTGCAAAGAGTTTTTAAAATAGAGGAATGGGAAGTTCCCGCGTTCGATTTAACGATTCTCGGTATGGGGCCGGACGGACACATCGGCTCATTATTGCCAGATTCTTACGATTTCGACAGGAACACTCTTGTCTCTGAAGTCTATCACAAGACCGGCGGATACAACCGAATCACACTGACGCATCCGGTTATATGCAATTCTCAAAAAATACTTGTCCTTGTCTCCGGCAGCGAAAAAGCTGAAATGCTCAAAACGGCTTTCACAACAAAACCGAACGAAATCAAGTATCCGGTTCATACTTTATGGCCGTTTCTCAAAAAGGTAGTTTGGCTTATCGACAGCGACGCAGCGAAAGAACTCTCAAATTGA